A single genomic interval of Polaribacter vadi harbors:
- a CDS encoding LacI family DNA-binding transcriptional regulator, protein MSQNKDVTIYDIADALNLSTSTVSRALKNHSSISKKTTLKVNEAAAKMQYTPNILASSLRNNKTNTIGVLISRINRPFMSDLISGIEVVAQKAGFNVIIAQSHDSYEDEVNMCQALYNSRVSGVICSLAMETKDTDHFDQFRNKNIPLVFVDRVPKTFTTYRVMIDNYSAGFKAAQHLIEQGYTRIAHIAGLKFRSIYNEREQGYRDALKKYNLPEEDNLIIHVKTMSYEEGEKAVNKLLSLENPPDAIFSSNDTTAVAAIQVAKSRGLRIPEDFGVIGFNNDPISRIIDPGLSTISHPAYEMGKISSKKILKHLKKSKNESITEISFLNTDVIIRGSSKRLKD, encoded by the coding sequence ATGAGTCAGAACAAAGATGTTACTATATATGACATAGCTGATGCGTTGAACTTATCTACATCTACAGTTTCAAGGGCATTAAAAAATCATTCTAGTATTAGTAAAAAAACTACCTTGAAGGTTAATGAGGCTGCAGCAAAAATGCAGTATACGCCTAATATATTAGCTTCTAGTTTAAGAAATAATAAAACAAACACAATAGGAGTGCTTATTTCAAGGATAAATAGGCCATTCATGTCTGATCTCATTAGCGGTATAGAAGTAGTAGCTCAAAAGGCTGGATTTAATGTAATTATTGCACAATCTCATGACTCTTATGAAGATGAAGTAAATATGTGTCAAGCATTATATAATAGTAGAGTTAGTGGTGTTATTTGTTCTCTTGCAATGGAGACAAAAGACACTGATCATTTTGATCAATTTAGGAATAAAAATATACCTCTTGTTTTTGTTGATAGAGTTCCTAAAACATTTACTACATACAGAGTAATGATAGATAATTACTCAGCAGGATTTAAAGCTGCCCAACATTTAATAGAACAAGGATATACACGTATTGCACATATTGCAGGTCTAAAGTTTAGGAGTATTTATAACGAACGAGAACAAGGTTATAGAGATGCCTTAAAAAAATATAACTTACCTGAAGAGGATAATTTAATTATTCATGTAAAAACCATGAGTTATGAAGAGGGTGAAAAAGCAGTTAATAAACTATTGAGTTTAGAAAACCCACCAGATGCTATATTTTCTTCAAATGATACCACTGCTGTTGCTGCTATTCAAGTAGCAAAAAGTAGAGGTTTAAGAATTCCTGAAGATTTTGGAGTTATAGGTTTTAATAACGATCCGATATCAAGAATTATTGATCCAGGTTTATCAACTATATCTCACCCAGCTTATGAAATGGGAAAAATATCTTCTAAAAAAATATTGAAACATCTAAAAAAGTCTAAAAACGAGAGTATAACTGAGATAAGCTTCTTAAATACAGATGTAATTATTAGAGGATCTTCTAAAAGATTAAAAGATTAG
- a CDS encoding TRAP transporter large permease, with translation MEVTILVLSFIVLIVLRIPVAWSIGIAAVITILASGMPVIPALTTIAQRVVTGLDSFSILAIPFFILAGHIMNRGGIAKRLINFAKAIVGALPGGLAHVNIVSAMLFGAIAGSAGAAAAAIGSFMSDEMEKEGYNKEFGVAVNVTSATTGLIIPPSNIFIIYSLASGGVSIGALFLAGYIPGILTGLFLMIVAYIWAKRKKYPTGNASSLKNIFTTFLQALPSLFLLIVVIGGIVAGIFTATEASSVAVLYCLLLSFVYKEINFSDLKTILTESSETIAVVMMLIAMSIAMSWVMSYEDIPQSVTASLLQISDNKITVLLTINLILLFVGIFMDMTPAVLIFTPIFLPVVTALGIDPVHFGIIMVLNLCIGLCTPPVGSVLFIGVGVANTKITKVIKPLLPLFLAMIVSLILVSIFPELSLWLPRLFGYK, from the coding sequence ATGGAAGTAACAATATTAGTACTCAGTTTTATTGTTTTAATAGTATTACGCATACCTGTTGCTTGGAGTATTGGCATTGCAGCCGTTATTACTATTTTAGCTAGTGGAATGCCAGTAATACCTGCATTAACAACAATTGCACAACGTGTTGTTACTGGTTTAGATAGTTTTTCCATTTTAGCCATTCCATTTTTTATTCTTGCTGGGCATATTATGAATAGGGGAGGAATTGCCAAAAGGCTTATTAATTTTGCCAAAGCTATTGTTGGAGCATTACCTGGAGGTTTGGCACATGTTAATATTGTTTCTGCAATGTTATTTGGTGCCATTGCAGGTTCTGCTGGTGCAGCTGCAGCAGCTATTGGTAGTTTTATGAGTGATGAAATGGAAAAAGAAGGATACAATAAAGAGTTTGGTGTTGCTGTAAATGTTACTTCTGCAACAACAGGGCTTATTATTCCCCCAAGTAATATTTTTATTATTTATTCCTTAGCAAGTGGTGGTGTTAGTATTGGGGCTTTATTTTTAGCAGGCTATATACCTGGTATTTTAACAGGATTATTTTTAATGATAGTTGCTTATATTTGGGCAAAACGTAAAAAGTATCCAACAGGAAATGCAAGTTCTTTAAAAAATATTTTTACAACATTTTTGCAAGCATTACCAAGTTTGTTTTTATTAATAGTAGTTATAGGTGGTATTGTAGCAGGAATATTTACTGCCACAGAAGCATCATCTGTTGCTGTCTTGTATTGTTTATTGCTTTCTTTTGTTTACAAAGAAATAAATTTTTCTGATTTAAAAACAATACTAACAGAATCATCAGAAACTATTGCTGTTGTAATGATGTTAATTGCCATGTCTATTGCCATGTCTTGGGTAATGTCTTATGAAGATATTCCACAATCAGTAACAGCATCATTATTACAAATTAGTGATAATAAAATTACTGTTTTACTTACCATTAATCTTATTTTGCTTTTTGTTGGAATATTTATGGATATGACACCTGCAGTATTAATTTTTACGCCAATTTTCTTACCAGTTGTAACTGCATTAGGAATAGATCCTGTACATTTTGGAATAATTATGGTTCTTAATTTATGTATAGGTTTGTGTACACCTCCTGTAGGATCTGTACTTTTTATTGGTGTGGGTGTTGCTAATACTAAAATAACAAAAGTAATTAAACCATTATTACCTTTGTTTTTAGCGATGATTGTCTCATTAATTTTGGTAAGTATCTTTCCAGAATTAAGCTTGTGGTTACCTAGATTGTTTGGTTATAAATAA
- a CDS encoding TRAP transporter small permease, producing the protein MLKYKKKVDSSLSWTLTILLSVMVIDVIWGVFTRYVMTEQSSWTDELARFLMIWVGVLGGAFASGQNKHIAIDLISNYIKPVNRERLRIFGNIIIIIFISAIFLVGGLRYVYISFYLGQRSPALNIPMGVVYNIFPIAGFIIIYYRICKIKNKDI; encoded by the coding sequence ATGCTTAAATACAAAAAAAAAGTTGATAGTAGTTTAAGTTGGACTTTAACAATCTTACTTTCAGTAATGGTTATAGATGTAATTTGGGGTGTTTTTACAAGATATGTAATGACAGAACAAAGTTCTTGGACAGATGAGCTTGCCCGTTTTTTAATGATATGGGTAGGTGTTTTAGGAGGAGCTTTTGCTTCAGGACAAAATAAACATATTGCCATAGATTTAATCTCAAACTACATAAAACCAGTAAACAGAGAGCGTTTAAGAATTTTTGGAAACATTATCATCATAATTTTTATCTCTGCTATTTTTTTGGTTGGCGGTTTACGCTACGTTTACATTTCTTTTTATTTAGGACAAAGATCTCCAGCACTTAATATTCCTATGGGTGTTGTGTATAATATATTTCCAATTGCAGGTTTTATAATTATTTATTACAGAATTTGTAAAATTAAAAATAAAGACATTTAA
- a CDS encoding DUF5597 domain-containing protein, giving the protein MKIRISYSFLLFSIILFSCSNSETIKIKKVANTKNIPHLIKQKKASQLMVDDKPFLILGGELGNSTFTSLESMAPVWGKLKKMNINTILAPVYWELIEPKQGNFDFKLLDDLITEVRAHNFKLIILWFGSWKNSMSSHAPSWIKTNYQKYPLAKSKEGISQEILSPFSKENLQADLKAFSALMQHIKDVDSTDRTIIMIQAENEIGMLPSARDYHSLANEKISKKIPKEFADYLIENKQNLNPEFLNVWQKNGFKTFGTWHEVFGKGEQTDEIFMAWYYAKFTNEIVKAGKEIYPLPMFVNAALNRPNAKPGEYPSAGPLPHLIDVWKAAGTSIDMFSPDFYFPNIKYWCDLYTRQNNPLFIPEHQFDNTVSAKALFTIGHYKSLGFSPFAIEQIPELDLLPKEEKLAKTYNVINQIHPILHQNQNKVEGVLLNNENKKTVFTLGNYEFTASHTYNLGWEANSSSNNWEPSGAIIVQTKENEFYYVGFGVSFTFKNKKNLNGKVGILKAEKGYFEGNQWKVYQHLNGDQTHQGRHIRSFLNDVNIQRFELYTYE; this is encoded by the coding sequence ATGAAAATAAGAATAAGTTATAGCTTTTTACTTTTCTCTATTATATTATTTTCCTGCTCAAATAGTGAAACTATTAAAATTAAAAAAGTAGCAAATACTAAAAATATTCCACACTTAATTAAACAAAAAAAAGCATCACAATTAATGGTAGATGATAAACCATTTTTAATTTTGGGAGGTGAATTAGGTAACTCAACTTTTACAAGTTTAGAGAGCATGGCTCCTGTTTGGGGTAAGCTAAAAAAGATGAATATCAACACAATTTTAGCTCCAGTTTACTGGGAATTAATAGAACCAAAACAGGGTAATTTTGATTTTAAATTATTAGATGATTTAATAACTGAAGTACGTGCACATAACTTCAAATTAATAATATTATGGTTTGGTTCTTGGAAAAATAGCATGTCTAGTCATGCACCTTCATGGATTAAAACCAATTATCAAAAATATCCATTAGCCAAGAGTAAAGAAGGTATAAGTCAAGAAATTTTATCTCCATTTAGCAAAGAAAATTTGCAAGCAGATTTAAAAGCGTTTAGTGCTTTAATGCAACATATTAAAGATGTTGATAGCACAGACAGGACTATAATAATGATACAAGCAGAAAATGAAATAGGTATGTTGCCATCTGCTAGAGATTACCATTCTTTAGCAAATGAAAAAATTTCTAAAAAAATACCAAAAGAATTTGCAGATTATCTAATTGAAAATAAGCAAAATTTAAATCCTGAATTTTTAAATGTATGGCAAAAAAATGGTTTTAAAACATTTGGAACTTGGCACGAAGTTTTTGGAAAAGGAGAGCAAACTGATGAAATTTTTATGGCCTGGTATTATGCAAAATTCACGAATGAAATTGTAAAAGCGGGTAAAGAAATTTATCCTTTGCCAATGTTTGTAAACGCTGCTTTAAACAGACCAAATGCAAAACCAGGAGAATACCCAAGTGCAGGGCCTTTGCCTCATCTTATAGATGTTTGGAAAGCTGCAGGAACATCTATAGATATGTTTTCTCCAGATTTTTACTTTCCTAATATTAAATATTGGTGTGATTTATATACAAGACAAAACAATCCACTATTTATTCCAGAACATCAATTTGATAATACTGTATCAGCAAAGGCATTGTTTACTATTGGGCATTATAAAAGTTTAGGTTTTTCACCTTTTGCTATTGAGCAAATTCCAGAGTTAGATCTGCTGCCAAAAGAAGAAAAGCTAGCAAAAACTTACAATGTTATTAATCAAATTCATCCAATTTTACATCAAAATCAAAATAAAGTAGAAGGAGTTTTATTGAATAATGAAAATAAAAAAACCGTTTTTACTTTAGGAAATTATGAGTTTACAGCAAGTCATACCTACAATTTAGGATGGGAAGCAAACTCTAGTTCTAACAATTGGGAACCTTCAGGAGCAATTATTGTACAAACAAAAGAAAATGAATTTTATTATGTTGGTTTTGGAGTTTCTTTTACTTTTAAAAACAAGAAAAATTTAAATGGAAAAGTAGGAATTTTAAAAGCTGAAAAAGGGTATTTTGAAGGAAATCAATGGAAGGTTTATCAACATTTAAATGGAGATCAGACTCATCAAGGAAGACATATTCGTTCGTTTTTAAATGATGTAAATATCCAAAGATTTGAATTGTACACATATGAGTAA
- a CDS encoding TRAP transporter substrate-binding protein, with amino-acid sequence MACNTAEQTKSIKLAHSLSVSHPVHEAMVFMADKVAENSNGKLTIKIYPSSQLGSERQCLELLQIGSLAMTKVSAAVMENFSPKLKVFGYPYLFRDNEHRFKVYDGEIGQQLLLEGEQFWLRGLTYFDAGNRSFYTKSRKIETPKDLEGLKIRVMQSPTAIEMVKILGGAPTPISWGELYTALQQGVVDGAENNLPSFYTSKHYEVCKFLTIDEHTSIPDILVISTIIWNQLNPQEQKWLMDAMKEATIYQRELWRKAEINALKIIKEAGVQVTKPDKTKFEEQSKKMIESLKDKNIELYNLVMEIKKNNL; translated from the coding sequence TTGGCATGCAATACTGCAGAACAAACTAAATCTATAAAATTAGCACATAGTTTAAGTGTTTCACATCCTGTACATGAAGCTATGGTTTTTATGGCAGATAAAGTAGCTGAAAACTCCAATGGAAAATTAACAATAAAAATTTATCCAAGTAGTCAGTTAGGATCAGAACGTCAATGCCTAGAATTATTACAAATAGGCAGTTTAGCCATGACCAAAGTTTCTGCAGCAGTTATGGAAAATTTTTCGCCCAAATTAAAAGTATTTGGTTACCCTTATTTATTTAGAGATAATGAACATCGTTTTAAAGTTTATGATGGTGAAATAGGGCAACAATTATTATTAGAAGGTGAACAGTTTTGGTTACGTGGCTTAACCTATTTTGATGCAGGAAACCGTTCTTTTTATACCAAATCTCGTAAAATAGAAACACCCAAAGATTTAGAAGGATTAAAAATTAGGGTAATGCAAAGCCCTACAGCTATAGAAATGGTAAAAATACTTGGTGGGGCTCCAACCCCAATTTCTTGGGGAGAGTTGTATACAGCTCTTCAACAAGGAGTTGTAGACGGAGCCGAAAATAATTTGCCCAGCTTTTACACCTCAAAACATTATGAAGTTTGTAAGTTTTTAACAATTGATGAACATACTTCTATACCAGATATTTTAGTAATCAGCACTATTATTTGGAATCAGTTAAACCCACAAGAACAAAAATGGTTAATGGATGCTATGAAAGAAGCCACTATCTATCAAAGAGAATTGTGGAGAAAAGCGGAAATAAATGCACTAAAAATTATTAAAGAAGCAGGTGTACAAGTTACTAAACCAGATAAAACCAAATTTGAAGAGCAATCTAAAAAAATGATAGAAAGTCTTAAAGATAAAAATATAGAATTGTATAATTTAGTAATGGAAATTAAAAAGAATAATTTATGA
- a CDS encoding right-handed parallel beta-helix repeat-containing protein, which produces MKFNAVILIVFLSICSIIKANAQPSGGPYGPLQKTYIIPNISGMVYYVSPTGDLNASGKTINTPTTLKNAIANVVTGDAIILRGGIYRVGDLKLNQSILMQPYKNENPIIKGTYVASNWEAGGKTPYTGEQELWKIKWKYLFPDKPDDWWRSERAGRVTPMHRFNNDMVFIDGRFLQSAGWLGELDENHYYIDYKAGYVYLNTNPTNKLVEITAFNRGLIITPDFVNGKKADHKGPTIKGITFTQNAFHVIAIEGYYPEKKLDEKEFGKGVVGTTFENCTISYGGRVGAFMLGDKITMTNCLVTDTGTEGIYIVASSDALLERNIFTKNNIENIYGYYACAVKIFNQTHRVTCNDNLVINLKNSVGIWYDVGNEDGVFTNNWVQNVGSNNFPFDPNKAWPGDNGFFFEISSKAIVAGNVFVNNDRGIAILNSANVKVYNNTFVNSLAVFMRTRRGENEDHFGWHVSTGPSSTERINHEFVNNLLVGDKNYNKPLLSIGQMPDQCDQQKIPALKILDNNAYVRLGDSTEPLIWLNQKIGNECESSFKNVEELNKKVTNYETKGISLLNYSGPLFKSLDLYNFKLDANFLGNNAAKTIPNEIQKVNTINTKKGKTYIGAYQN; this is translated from the coding sequence ATGAAATTCAACGCTGTAATTTTAATAGTTTTTTTAAGTATCTGTAGCATAATAAAAGCTAATGCCCAACCAAGTGGAGGTCCTTATGGACCATTGCAAAAAACGTACATAATACCTAATATTTCAGGAATGGTTTACTACGTATCTCCAACAGGAGATTTAAATGCAAGTGGTAAAACAATTAATACGCCTACAACATTAAAAAATGCGATTGCCAATGTAGTTACTGGAGATGCTATTATTTTAAGAGGAGGCATTTATAGAGTAGGAGATTTAAAGCTAAACCAAAGTATTTTAATGCAACCCTATAAAAATGAAAACCCAATAATTAAGGGAACGTATGTTGCAAGCAATTGGGAAGCAGGAGGTAAAACACCATATACAGGAGAGCAAGAACTATGGAAAATTAAATGGAAATATCTTTTTCCAGACAAACCAGATGATTGGTGGAGAAGTGAAAGAGCAGGAAGAGTAACACCTATGCACAGGTTTAATAATGATATGGTTTTTATTGATGGCAGATTTTTACAGTCTGCTGGTTGGTTAGGAGAGTTAGATGAAAACCATTATTATATAGATTACAAAGCAGGTTATGTTTATTTAAATACCAATCCTACAAATAAATTAGTAGAAATAACAGCCTTTAATAGAGGATTGATTATTACACCAGATTTTGTAAATGGTAAAAAGGCAGACCATAAAGGGCCAACAATTAAAGGAATCACTTTTACGCAAAATGCATTTCATGTGATTGCTATTGAAGGGTATTATCCAGAAAAAAAATTAGATGAAAAAGAATTTGGTAAAGGGGTTGTAGGTACCACTTTTGAAAACTGTACCATTTCTTATGGAGGGCGTGTTGGAGCTTTTATGTTAGGAGATAAAATAACCATGACAAATTGCTTGGTAACAGACACAGGCACAGAAGGGATTTATATTGTAGCTTCTAGTGATGCATTGTTAGAACGCAATATTTTTACTAAAAATAATATTGAAAATATTTATGGATATTACGCTTGTGCAGTTAAAATTTTTAATCAAACACACAGAGTAACTTGTAATGATAATTTGGTAATAAATTTAAAAAACTCAGTAGGTATTTGGTATGATGTTGGTAATGAAGATGGTGTTTTTACCAACAACTGGGTGCAAAATGTAGGTAGTAATAATTTTCCTTTCGATCCCAATAAAGCTTGGCCAGGAGACAATGGTTTCTTTTTTGAAATATCTAGTAAAGCCATAGTTGCAGGCAACGTTTTTGTAAATAATGATCGTGGAATTGCTATTTTAAATTCAGCAAATGTAAAAGTTTATAATAATACTTTTGTTAATAGTTTGGCTGTTTTTATGCGAACAAGAAGAGGAGAAAACGAAGATCATTTTGGTTGGCATGTTTCCACAGGACCTTCCTCTACAGAAAGAATTAATCATGAGTTTGTAAACAATTTACTTGTGGGAGATAAAAACTACAACAAACCATTACTTTCAATTGGGCAAATGCCAGACCAATGTGACCAACAAAAAATACCCGCATTAAAAATTTTAGATAACAATGCTTATGTTAGACTAGGAGATAGTACAGAACCATTAATTTGGTTAAATCAAAAAATTGGTAATGAGTGTGAATCTTCTTTTAAAAACGTTGAAGAACTAAATAAAAAAGTGACTAATTATGAAACCAAAGGTATCAGTCTTCTTAACTATTCTGGGCCACTTTTTAAAAGTTTAGATTTATATAATTTTAAATTAGATGCTAATTTCTTAGGAAATAATGCAGCAAAGACAATACCAAATGAAATACAAAAAGTAAATACTATCAATACTAAAAAAGGAAAAACATACATTGGAGCATATCAAAATTAA
- a CDS encoding alpha-glucuronidase family glycosyl hydrolase has product MKLNLKRFCTYFFIVFFSAISFSQKRTSTKTPIKNNGYNLWLQYTDIENSTLKKKYLSQIKNIHSFGNSETIKACVEELERGFSGLFGDDYFLDKEASNNVLIIGTISNLNDIHQKNLKEDVLQIKKDGFIIKKIEINGNKKIVITAKTATGVLYGVFRFLRELQTNQPIEQIKIIDSPKVDVRILNHWDNLDRTVERGYAGFSIFDWHKLPDFKDPRYLDYARANASIGINGTVVNNVNSNALILTPMYLEKVKALADIFRPYGLKIYLTARFSAPIEIGGLKTADPLNEDVKNWWNEKVKEIYKYIPDFGGFLVKANSEGQPGPQDYDRNHVDGANMFADALAPFKGIVMWRAFVYSEHNPTDRAKQAYTEFVPYDGKFKDNVIIQVKNGAIDFQPREPFHPMFGAMPNTNLMIEFQITQEYMGGATHLVYQPKLFQEVLEADTYRKGKGSIVAKVIDGSLHNKKLTGVSGVSNIGNDINWTGNHFLQSNWYGFGRLAWNPYLDAKSIADEWLRMTFTNENDFVNPIKNMMIDSRETVVNYMTPLGLHHIMATNHHYGPGPWVGNLSRPEWNPVYYHKANEKGVGFNRTKTGSNATAQYAPEVEEMFNNVSTTPEIYLLWFHHLPWDYKLKNGKTLWNNIALKYQQGVNEAENMISSWNLMEQYVDESRFKEIQMMLNIQYKEAKWWRDSCLLYFQQFSKMKLPDGVEKPNKSLNYFQTLKHPYAPGIKSQW; this is encoded by the coding sequence ATGAAGCTAAATTTAAAAAGATTTTGTACGTACTTTTTTATCGTTTTTTTTTCTGCTATTTCTTTTTCACAAAAAAGAACATCAACTAAAACACCTATAAAAAATAATGGTTATAATTTATGGTTGCAATATACAGACATTGAAAATTCAACCTTAAAGAAAAAATATTTATCACAAATAAAAAATATACACAGCTTTGGGAATTCAGAGACTATTAAAGCCTGTGTTGAAGAGCTAGAAAGAGGTTTTTCAGGATTGTTTGGAGATGATTATTTTTTGGACAAGGAGGCTTCTAATAACGTTTTAATTATTGGTACAATATCTAACCTAAATGATATTCATCAAAAAAATTTAAAAGAAGATGTATTACAAATTAAGAAAGATGGTTTTATTATTAAAAAAATAGAAATTAATGGCAATAAAAAAATTGTAATTACAGCTAAAACAGCTACAGGTGTTCTTTATGGTGTTTTTAGATTTTTACGAGAACTACAAACCAACCAACCTATTGAGCAAATAAAAATTATAGATTCTCCAAAAGTAGATGTTCGTATTTTAAACCATTGGGACAATTTAGATAGAACTGTAGAAAGAGGTTATGCTGGTTTTTCTATTTTTGATTGGCATAAATTACCCGATTTTAAAGACCCACGTTATTTAGATTATGCAAGAGCAAATGCTTCTATTGGCATTAATGGAACTGTTGTTAATAATGTAAATTCTAACGCTTTAATTTTAACCCCAATGTATTTAGAAAAAGTAAAAGCATTGGCAGATATTTTTCGTCCTTATGGATTAAAAATTTATCTTACTGCACGTTTTTCTGCTCCAATAGAAATTGGTGGCTTAAAAACAGCAGATCCTTTAAATGAAGATGTAAAAAATTGGTGGAATGAAAAAGTAAAGGAAATTTATAAATACATACCAGACTTTGGTGGTTTTTTAGTAAAAGCCAATTCTGAAGGACAACCAGGACCTCAAGATTATGATAGAAACCATGTTGATGGCGCAAATATGTTTGCAGATGCCTTAGCTCCTTTTAAAGGCATTGTTATGTGGAGAGCGTTTGTATACTCAGAACACAACCCAACAGACAGAGCAAAGCAAGCCTATACAGAATTTGTACCTTATGATGGTAAATTTAAAGATAATGTAATTATTCAGGTAAAAAATGGTGCTATAGATTTTCAACCTCGTGAACCTTTTCACCCAATGTTTGGTGCAATGCCAAATACAAACCTCATGATAGAGTTTCAAATTACTCAAGAATATATGGGTGGTGCAACACATTTGGTATATCAACCTAAATTGTTTCAAGAAGTTTTAGAAGCAGATACATACAGAAAAGGCAAGGGTTCTATTGTAGCCAAAGTTATTGATGGTTCTTTACACAATAAAAAATTAACGGGAGTTTCTGGAGTATCAAATATTGGAAATGATATTAATTGGACTGGGAACCACTTCTTGCAATCTAACTGGTATGGTTTTGGAAGATTAGCATGGAATCCTTATTTAGATGCTAAAAGCATTGCAGATGAATGGTTAAGAATGACGTTTACAAATGAAAATGATTTTGTAAATCCTATAAAAAATATGATGATTGACTCTCGTGAAACAGTAGTAAATTATATGACACCATTAGGTTTGCATCATATAATGGCTACAAATCATCATTATGGTCCTGGTCCTTGGGTTGGTAATTTATCTAGACCAGAATGGAACCCAGTGTATTATCATAAAGCAAATGAAAAAGGAGTTGGTTTTAACAGAACTAAAACAGGCAGCAATGCTACAGCACAATATGCACCAGAAGTTGAAGAAATGTTTAATAACGTTTCTACTACCCCAGAAATATACTTACTTTGGTTTCACCATTTACCTTGGGATTATAAACTAAAAAATGGAAAAACACTCTGGAATAATATAGCTTTAAAATATCAACAAGGTGTAAATGAAGCTGAAAACATGATTTCTTCTTGGAATTTAATGGAACAATATGTAGATGAGAGTCGTTTTAAAGAAATACAAATGATGCTTAATATTCAATATAAAGAAGCAAAATGGTGGCGAGATTCTTGTTTATTATATTTTCAACAATTCTCTAA